From one Oncorhynchus keta strain PuntledgeMale-10-30-2019 chromosome 30, Oket_V2, whole genome shotgun sequence genomic stretch:
- the LOC127914038 gene encoding uncharacterized protein LOC127914038 isoform X48, whose product MGKTKDFGAFEQGTAVGVFEQGTAVGAFEQGTAVGVFEQGTAVGVFEQGTAVGAFEQGTAVGACEQGTEVGACEQGTAVGACEQGTAVGACEQGTAVGACEQGTAVGACEQGTAVGACEQGTAVGACEQGTAVGACEQGVAVGACEQGVAVGACEQGVAVGACEQGVAVGACEQGVAVGACEQGVVVGACEQGVVVGACEQGVVVGACEQGVVVGACEQGVVVGACEQGMVVGACEQSMVVGACEQGVVVGACEQGVVVGACEQGMVVGACEQSMVVGACEQGMVVGACEQGMVVGACEQGMVVGACEQGVVVGACEQGVVVGACEQGVVVGACEQSMVVGACEQGVVVGACEQSMVVGDRRSVSRTAALLFFVFYTVSCVYEEGSTTQRTSSQQDNCEKHWSQHGPASLWNAFHTL is encoded by the exons atgggtaaaaCAAAAGATTtcggtgcctttgaacagggcacggcggtaggtgtctttgaacagggcaCGGcggtaggtgcctttgaacagggcacggcggtaggtgtctttgaacagggcaCGGcggtag gtgtctttgaacagggcaCGGcggtaggtgcctttgaacagggtacggCGGTAGGTGCCTGTGAACAGGGTACGGAGGTAGGTGCCTGTGAACAGGGTACGGCGGTAGGTGCCTGTGAACAGGGTACGGCGGTAGGTGCCTGTGAACAGGGTACGGCGGTAGGTGCCTGTGAACAGGGTACGGCGGTAGGTGCCTGTGAACAGGGTACGGCGGTAG GTGCCTGTGAACAGGGTACGGCGGTAGGTGCCTGTGAACAGGGTACGGCGGTAGGTGCCTGTGAACAGGGTGTGGCGGTAGGTGCCTGTGAACAGGGTGTGGCGGTAGGTGCCTGTGAACAGGGTGTGGCGGTAGGTGCCTGTGAACAGGGTGTGGCGGTAGGTGCCTGTGAACAGGGTGTGGCGGTAGGTGCCTGTGAACAGGGTGTGGTGGTAGGTGCCTgtgaacagggtgtggtagtaggtgcctgtgaacagggtgtggtagtaggtgcctgtgaacagggtgtggtagtaggtgcctgtgaacagggtgtggtagtag gtgcctgtgaacagggtatggtagtaggtgcctgtgaacagagtatggtagtag gtgcctgtgaacagggtgtggtagtaggtgcctgtgaacagggtgtggtagtaggtgcctgtgaacagggtatggtagtaggtgcctgtgaacagagtatggtagtaggtgcctgtgaacagggtatggtagtaggtgcctgtgaacagggtatggtagtaggtgcctgtgaacagggtatggtagtaggtgcctgtgaacagggtgtggtagtaggtgcctgtgaacagggtgtggtagtaggtgcctgtgaacagggtgtggtagtaggtgcctgtgaacagagtatggtagtaggtgcctgtgaacagggtgtggtagtaggtgcctgtgaacagagtatggtagtaggtgacaggcgcagtgtatcaagaactgcagcactgctgttttttgttttttacactgtttcctgtgtgtatgaagaagggtccaccacccaaaggacatccagccaacaagacaactgtgagaagcattggagtcaacatgggccagcatccctgtggaacgctttccacaccttgtag
- the LOC127914038 gene encoding uncharacterized protein LOC127914038 isoform X7, with protein sequence MGKTKDFGAFEQGTAVGVFEQGTAVGAFEQGTAVGVFEQGTAVGVFEQGTAVGAFEQGTAVGACEQGTEVGACEQGTAVGACEQGTAVGACEQGTAVGACEQGTAVGACEQGTAVGACEQGTAVGACEQGTAVGACEQGVAVGACEQGVAVGACEQGVAVGACEQGVVVGACEQGVVVGACEQGVVVGACEQGVVVGACEQGVVVGACEQGMVVGACEQGMVVGACEQGMVVGACEQGMVVGACEQGMVVGACEQGVVVGACEQGMVVGACEQGMVVGACEQSMVVGACEQGMVVGACEQGMVVGACEQGMVVGACEQGMVVGACEQGMVVGACEQGMVVGACEQGMVVGACEQGMVVGACEQGMVVGACEQGVVVGACEQGVVVGACEQGMVVGACEQSMVVGACEQGMVVGACEQGMVVGACEQGMVVGACEQGVVVGACEQGVVVGACEQGVVVGACEQSMVVGACEQGVVVGACEQSMVVGDRRSVSRTAALLFFVFYTVSCVYEEGSTTQRTSSQQDNCEKHWSQHGPASLWNAFHTL encoded by the exons atgggtaaaaCAAAAGATTtcggtgcctttgaacagggcacggcggtaggtgtctttgaacagggcaCGGcggtaggtgcctttgaacagggcacggcggtaggtgtctttgaacagggcaCGGcggtag gtgtctttgaacagggcaCGGcggtaggtgcctttgaacagggtacggCGGTAGGTGCCTGTGAACAGGGTACGGAGGTAGGTGCCTGTGAACAGGGTACGGCGGTAGGTGCCTGTGAACAGGGTACGGCGGTAGGTGCCTGTGAACAGGGTACGGCGGTAGGTGCCTGTGAACAGGGTACGGCGGTAGGTGCCTGTGAACAGGGTACGGCGGTAGGTGCCTGTGAACAGGGTACGGCGGTAGGTGCCTGTGAACAGGGTACGGCGGTAG GTGCCTGTGAACAGGGTGTGGCGGTAGGTGCCTGTGAACAGGGTGTGGCGGTAGGTGCCTGTGAACAGGGTGTGGCGGTAGGTGCCTGTGAACAGGGTGTGGTGGTAGGTGCCTgtgaacagggtgtggtagtaggtgcctgtgaacagggtgtggtagtaggtgcctgtgaacagggtgtggtagtaggtgcctgtgaacagggtgtggtagtaggtgcctgtgaacagggtatggtagtaggtgcctgtgaacagggtatggtagtaggtgcctgtgaacagggtatggtagtaggtgcctgtgaacagggtatggtagtaggtgcctgtgaacagggtatggtagtaggtgcctgtgaacagggtgtggtagtaggtgcctgtgaacagggtatggtagtaggtgcctgtgaacagggtatggtagtaggtgcctgtgaacagagtatggtagtaggtgcctgtgaacagggtatggtagtaggtgcctgtgaacagggtatggtagtaggtgcctgtgaacagggtatggtagtaggtgcctgtgaacagggtatggtagtaggtgcctgtgaacagggtatggtagtaggtgcctgtgaacagggtatggtagtaggtgcctgtgaacagggtatggtagtaggtgcctgtgaacagggtatggtagtaggtgcctgtgaacagggtatggtagtag gtgcctgtgaacagggtgtggtagtaggtgcctgtgaacagggtgtggtagtaggtgcctgtgaacagggtatggtagtaggtgcctgtgaacagagtatggtagtaggtgcctgtgaacagggtatggtagtaggtgcctgtgaacagggtatggtagtaggtgcctgtgaacagggtatggtagtaggtgcctgtgaacagggtgtggtagtaggtgcctgtgaacagggtgtggtagtaggtgcctgtgaacagggtgtggtagtaggtgcctgtgaacagagtatggtagtaggtgcctgtgaacagggtgtggtagtaggtgcctgtgaacagagtatggtagtaggtgacaggcgcagtgtatcaagaactgcagcactgctgttttttgttttttacactgtttcctgtgtgtatgaagaagggtccaccacccaaaggacatccagccaacaagacaactgtgagaagcattggagtcaacatgggccagcatccctgtggaacgctttccacaccttgtag
- the LOC127914038 gene encoding uncharacterized protein LOC127914038 isoform X10, whose translation MGKTKDFGAFEQGTAVGVFEQGTAVGAFEQGTAVGVFEQGTAVGVFEQGTAVGAFEQGTAVGACEQGTEVGACEQGTAVGACEQGTAVGACEQGTAVGACEQGTAVGACEQGTAVGACEQGVAVGACEQGVAVGACEQGVAVGACEQGVAVGACEQGVVVGACEQGVVVGACEQGVVVGACEQGVVVGACEQGVVVGACEQGMVVGACEQGMVVGACEQGMVVGACEQGMVVGACEQGMVVGACEQGVVVGACEQGMVVGACEQGMVVGACEQSMVVGACEQGMVVGACEQGMVVGACEQGMVVGACEQGMVVGACEQGMVVGACEQGMVVGACEQGMVVGACEQGMVVGACEQGMVVGACEQGVVVGACEQGVVVGACEQGMVVGACEQSMVVGACEQGMVVGACEQGMVVGACEQGMVVGACEQGVVVGACEQGVVVGACEQGVVVGACEQSMVVGACEQGVVVGACEQSMVVGDRRSVSRTAALLFFVFYTVSCVYEEGSTTQRTSSQQDNCEKHWSQHGPASLWNAFHTL comes from the exons atgggtaaaaCAAAAGATTtcggtgcctttgaacagggcacggcggtaggtgtctttgaacagggcaCGGcggtaggtgcctttgaacagggcacggcggtaggtgtctttgaacagggcaCGGcggtag gtgtctttgaacagggcaCGGcggtaggtgcctttgaacagggtacggCGGTAGGTGCCTGTGAACAGGGTACGGAGGTAGGTGCCTGTGAACAGGGTACGGCGGTAGGTGCCTGTGAACAGGGTACGGCGGTAGGTGCCTGTGAACAGGGTACGGCGGTAGGTGCCTGTGAACAGGGTACGGCGGTAGGTGCCTGTGAACAGGGTACGGCGGTAG GTGCCTGTGAACAGGGTGTGGCGGTAGGTGCCTGTGAACAGGGTGTGGCGGTAGGTGCCTGTGAACAGGGTGTGGCGGTAGGTGCCTGTGAACAGGGTGTGGCGGTAGGTGCCTGTGAACAGGGTGTGGTGGTAGGTGCCTgtgaacagggtgtggtagtaggtgcctgtgaacagggtgtggtagtaggtgcctgtgaacagggtgtggtagtaggtgcctgtgaacagggtgtggtagtaggtgcctgtgaacagggtatggtagtaggtgcctgtgaacagggtatggtagtaggtgcctgtgaacagggtatggtagtaggtgcctgtgaacagggtatggtagtaggtgcctgtgaacagggtatggtagtaggtgcctgtgaacagggtgtggtagtaggtgcctgtgaacagggtatggtagtaggtgcctgtgaacagggtatggtagtaggtgcctgtgaacagagtatggtagtaggtgcctgtgaacagggtatggtagtaggtgcctgtgaacagggtatggtagtaggtgcctgtgaacagggtatggtagtaggtgcctgtgaacagggtatggtagtaggtgcctgtgaacagggtatggtagtaggtgcctgtgaacagggtatggtagtaggtgcctgtgaacagggtatggtagtaggtgcctgtgaacagggtatggtagtaggtgcctgtgaacagggtatggtagtag gtgcctgtgaacagggtgtggtagtaggtgcctgtgaacagggtgtggtagtaggtgcctgtgaacagggtatggtagtaggtgcctgtgaacagagtatggtagtaggtgcctgtgaacagggtatggtagtaggtgcctgtgaacagggtatggtagtaggtgcctgtgaacagggtatggtagtaggtgcctgtgaacagggtgtggtagtaggtgcctgtgaacagggtgtggtagtaggtgcctgtgaacagggtgtggtagtaggtgcctgtgaacagagtatggtagtaggtgcctgtgaacagggtgtggtagtaggtgcctgtgaacagagtatggtagtaggtgacaggcgcagtgtatcaagaactgcagcactgctgttttttgttttttacactgtttcctgtgtgtatgaagaagggtccaccacccaaaggacatccagccaacaagacaactgtgagaagcattggagtcaacatgggccagcatccctgtggaacgctttccacaccttgtag
- the LOC127914038 gene encoding uncharacterized protein LOC127914038 isoform X21 encodes MGKTKDFGAFEQGTAVGVFEQGTAVGAFEQGTAVGVFEQGTAVGVFEQGTAVGAFEQGTAVGACEQGTEVGACEQGTAVGACEQGTAVGACEQGTAVGACEQGTAVGACEQGTAVGACEQGVAVGACEQGVAVGACEQGVAVGACEQGVVVGACEQGVVVGACEQGVVVGACEQGVVVGACEQGVVVGACEQGMVVGACEQGMVVGACEQGMVVGACEQGMVVGACEQGMVVGACEQGVVVGACEQGMVVGACEQGMVVGACEQSMVVGACEQGMVVGACEQGMVVGACEQGMVVGACEQGMVVGACEQGMVVGACEQGMVVGACEQGMVVGACEQGMVVGACEQGMVVGACEQGVVVGACEQGVVVGACEQGMVVGACEQSMVVGACEQGMVVGACEQGMVVGACEQGMVVGACEQGVVVGACEQGVVVGACEQGVVVGACEQSMVVGACEQGVVVGACEQSMVVGDRRSVSRTAALLFFVFYTVSCVYEEGSTTQRTSSQQDNCEKHWSQHGPASLWNAFHTL; translated from the exons atgggtaaaaCAAAAGATTtcggtgcctttgaacagggcacggcggtaggtgtctttgaacagggcaCGGcggtaggtgcctttgaacagggcacggcggtaggtgtctttgaacagggcaCGGcggtag gtgtctttgaacagggcaCGGcggtaggtgcctttgaacagggtacggCGGTAGGTGCCTGTGAACAGGGTACGGAGGTAGGTGCCTGTGAACAGGGTACGGCGGTAGGTGCCTGTGAACAGGGTACGGCGGTAGGTGCCTGTGAACAGGGTACGGCGGTAGGTGCCTGTGAACAGGGTACGGCGGTAGGTGCCTGTGAACAGGGTACGGCGGTAG GTGCCTGTGAACAGGGTGTGGCGGTAGGTGCCTGTGAACAGGGTGTGGCGGTAGGTGCCTGTGAACAGGGTGTGGCGGTAGGTGCCTGTGAACAGGGTGTGGTGGTAGGTGCCTgtgaacagggtgtggtagtaggtgcctgtgaacagggtgtggtagtaggtgcctgtgaacagggtgtggtagtaggtgcctgtgaacagggtgtggtagtaggtgcctgtgaacagggtatggtagtaggtgcctgtgaacagggtatggtagtaggtgcctgtgaacagggtatggtagtaggtgcctgtgaacagggtatggtagtaggtgcctgtgaacagggtatggtagtaggtgcctgtgaacagggtgtggtagtaggtgcctgtgaacagggtatggtagtaggtgcctgtgaacagggtatggtagtaggtgcctgtgaacagagtatggtagtaggtgcctgtgaacagggtatggtagtaggtgcctgtgaacagggtatggtagtaggtgcctgtgaacagggtatggtagtaggtgcctgtgaacagggtatggtagtaggtgcctgtgaacagggtatggtagtaggtgcctgtgaacagggtatggtagtaggtgcctgtgaacagggtatggtagtaggtgcctgtgaacagggtatggtagtaggtgcctgtgaacagggtatggtagtag gtgcctgtgaacagggtgtggtagtaggtgcctgtgaacagggtgtggtagtaggtgcctgtgaacagggtatggtagtaggtgcctgtgaacagagtatggtagtaggtgcctgtgaacagggtatggtagtaggtgcctgtgaacagggtatggtagtaggtgcctgtgaacagggtatggtagtaggtgcctgtgaacagggtgtggtagtaggtgcctgtgaacagggtgtggtagtaggtgcctgtgaacagggtgtggtagtaggtgcctgtgaacagagtatggtagtaggtgcctgtgaacagggtgtggtagtaggtgcctgtgaacagagtatggtagtaggtgacaggcgcagtgtatcaagaactgcagcactgctgttttttgttttttacactgtttcctgtgtgtatgaagaagggtccaccacccaaaggacatccagccaacaagacaactgtgagaagcattggagtcaacatgggccagcatccctgtggaacgctttccacaccttgtag